Proteins encoded in a region of the Bacillus horti genome:
- a CDS encoding M24 family metallopeptidase: MTGLEKKVSLLRSLLDESKLDGLVLTLQKNVSWLTSGRSFVNQASEQAITPFIITRDTCVMIVNNIERDRMLEEEIDGDIEKVETYPWYEPEKRQQIIEKYTKQGKVETDISLEEVLFKLRTILVEEDIKQIQELGKEAAEAIERTTFELQQGETEYEIAGRLAANCLRHGIEPIVTLVAADHRTFTRRHPLPTNQKLEKYAMIVLCGRRRGQIISVSRLVHFGEPSQELYYRQQAVGHIDAQLIAHTKPGVTFAELFDVLKSAYKRVGYESEWNDHHQGGLSGYNTREMLLLPDSRYKVTSNQIYAWNPSIAGVKSEDTILVLENSQELLTHTGKFTYQEFDANGQKVLRPSILIRS, translated from the coding sequence ATGACGGGATTAGAAAAAAAAGTGAGTCTATTACGGAGCCTACTAGATGAAAGCAAGCTTGATGGACTAGTATTAACACTGCAAAAAAATGTCTCTTGGCTTACCTCAGGGAGAAGCTTTGTGAATCAGGCAAGTGAACAGGCTATTACTCCTTTTATCATTACCAGAGATACGTGTGTTATGATCGTAAACAATATTGAAAGAGATAGAATGCTAGAGGAAGAGATAGATGGGGATATAGAAAAAGTAGAGACCTACCCTTGGTACGAACCTGAAAAAAGACAGCAGATTATAGAGAAGTATACCAAGCAGGGTAAAGTTGAAACAGACATTTCACTTGAGGAAGTGCTGTTCAAGCTGCGTACTATTTTAGTGGAGGAGGATATCAAGCAAATTCAAGAGCTAGGAAAAGAGGCAGCTGAGGCGATAGAGAGAACGACTTTTGAGCTACAGCAGGGGGAGACGGAATATGAAATAGCAGGCAGACTGGCAGCAAATTGTTTGCGTCATGGGATTGAACCAATTGTAACGTTAGTAGCAGCAGATCATAGGACATTTACAAGACGCCATCCCTTACCAACAAACCAAAAGCTGGAAAAGTATGCTATGATTGTTTTGTGTGGACGTAGAAGAGGTCAAATCATTTCTGTATCACGTCTCGTTCATTTCGGGGAGCCTTCACAGGAGCTCTATTATCGCCAACAGGCTGTAGGTCACATTGATGCACAGCTAATAGCCCATACGAAACCAGGTGTCACTTTTGCAGAGCTGTTTGATGTGTTGAAGAGTGCCTATAAAAGGGTAGGGTATGAAAGCGAATGGAATGACCATCATCAGGGTGGTTTAAGCGGGTACAACACTAGAGAAATGCTTCTTTTGCCAGATAGTAGATATAAAGTTACCAGTAATCAGATTTATGCTTGGAATCCTAGTATTGCTGGAGTTAAATCAGAGGATACCATATTAGTGCTGGAAAATAGTCAGGAATTATTAACACATACCGGAAAATTTACATACCAAGAGTTTGATGCTAATGGACAAAAAGTATTACGTCCCTCTATATTAATTCGCTCTTGA
- a CDS encoding YesL family protein → MEMKGIMGGLNRACEWIVRISLLNVLWVGFTLLGLVVFGIFPATVAMFTITRKWIQGDTELPIVKHFWTYYRQEFLKSNLLGLILILLGVILAIDLFFFRSLEGMMGTIIFYIMVAVAFNYLVMLFYIIPVYVHYDLKLLQYIKNALIIGMSNPLHTFAMVLAIVFIYYLLQVVPAAFLFLSAAPLSLIVMHSTNGIFTKIAERKQIQESNEIELKHNEI, encoded by the coding sequence ATGGAAATGAAAGGAATCATGGGTGGCCTTAATCGTGCCTGTGAATGGATTGTCCGAATTTCACTGCTCAACGTATTATGGGTAGGATTCACATTGCTTGGGTTAGTTGTATTCGGCATTTTTCCTGCAACAGTTGCTATGTTTACAATTACACGCAAATGGATTCAGGGAGATACGGAGCTGCCGATAGTCAAACACTTTTGGACCTATTATCGCCAAGAATTTTTAAAATCAAATTTGTTAGGGCTTATTCTTATCTTGCTAGGAGTCATTTTGGCAATAGACCTGTTCTTTTTTCGCTCACTAGAAGGCATGATGGGTACGATCATATTTTACATCATGGTTGCTGTGGCATTCAATTATTTAGTCATGCTTTTTTATATCATTCCGGTCTATGTTCATTATGATTTAAAACTTTTACAATATATTAAAAACGCCTTGATTATCGGGATGTCTAATCCATTGCATACGTTTGCGATGGTCTTAGCTATCGTTTTCATCTATTATTTACTTCAGGTTGTACCCGCAGCCTTTTTGTTTTTAAGTGCAGCCCCGCTGAGTCTCATTGTCATGCATTCAACAAATGGTATATTTACTAAGATCGCGGAACGGAAACAAATTCAAGAAAGTAATGAAATTGAATTAAAACATAATGAAATCTAA
- a CDS encoding ABC transporter permease, whose amino-acid sequence MSPWTIVYQRWKRHLKHQIKLFSSIVDGVVALYIFIPALLILGYHLIELWQGSATWPTYLSFSGIIILLYIWSLTGRFSFFVEGADRIILRQHEGLMKGLQRYAVSFSAVHSLLSCILLFIVLAPVLLQYFKLSALGMLLLFGLSLAVKLLHHSLKSYFILPFRTWRKWSLALVILLLDFSLFLGAGLLTRSVATEHTASWVTSSFNFPIPYTPVLVILIMGYMITATLLMLRRTSIPWAFTFDCLQEEEQKYRAIGFLIKQSQNIGGPDLSRNKPWKKSSLLYFLLPSRKVEKWQRQGSKGAVTGLFYRFFLRHRMRVMALLRVQGVFIAAIFFTPGLFKWGMWFLGICVISIYLRGTWNEWVEHEFKQLFVWKESMTKKEAVHSIFIPALVVSMILSFSLGSVLQSVVLGLVAICIGGLLTYGLLLSFQLQLRPLKEG is encoded by the coding sequence ATGAGCCCATGGACGATCGTTTATCAGCGTTGGAAAAGACATTTAAAGCACCAGATAAAGCTTTTTTCCTCCATAGTAGACGGGGTAGTAGCCTTATATATCTTTATACCGGCTCTGTTAATTTTGGGATATCATCTTATTGAATTGTGGCAGGGGAGTGCTACTTGGCCTACATATTTATCTTTCTCGGGAATCATTATTCTTCTTTATATATGGTCTCTAACAGGGAGATTCAGTTTTTTTGTTGAAGGGGCAGATCGTATCATTCTTCGTCAGCATGAAGGGTTAATGAAGGGCTTGCAGCGCTACGCTGTTAGTTTCTCTGCTGTTCACTCGCTACTAAGCTGTATTCTATTATTTATTGTACTAGCTCCGGTATTGCTTCAATACTTCAAGCTTTCCGCTCTAGGAATGCTCCTTTTGTTTGGTCTTTCATTAGCGGTAAAGCTCCTTCACCACTCATTAAAATCATACTTTATATTGCCTTTTCGGACTTGGAGAAAGTGGAGCTTAGCACTGGTTATTTTACTTTTAGACTTCTCTCTTTTTTTAGGTGCGGGGTTACTTACAAGGAGCGTGGCTACTGAACACACCGCTTCATGGGTAACTTCCTCCTTCAATTTTCCAATACCGTATACACCAGTTCTTGTTATTTTAATTATGGGTTATATGATTACAGCTACTCTTCTTATGCTTAGGAGAACTTCAATTCCTTGGGCTTTTACGTTTGATTGCCTACAGGAGGAGGAGCAGAAATATCGGGCCATAGGGTTTCTCATTAAGCAGTCACAGAATATTGGGGGACCAGATCTAAGTAGAAATAAACCCTGGAAGAAATCGAGTCTACTTTATTTTCTACTGCCGAGCAGAAAGGTAGAGAAGTGGCAGCGTCAAGGTTCTAAGGGCGCAGTTACAGGGCTTTTTTATCGCTTTTTTCTTAGGCACAGGATGAGGGTTATGGCTTTACTTAGAGTTCAAGGAGTTTTTATAGCAGCGATTTTTTTTACTCCTGGTTTGTTTAAATGGGGTATGTGGTTTTTGGGGATTTGTGTGATTTCAATCTATTTACGAGGGACTTGGAATGAATGGGTAGAGCATGAGTTTAAGCAGCTGTTCGTTTGGAAGGAGAGCATGACTAAAAAGGAAGCTGTTCACTCTATTTTTATTCCGGCTCTAGTTGTTTCAATGATCCTTAGTTTTTCACTAGGGAGTGTGCTTCAGTCTGTTGTGCTAGGTTTAGTGGCTATTTGTATTGGCGGTTTATTGACATACGGCTTGCTTCTCTCTTTTCAGTTGCAGCTTCGTCCACTTAAAGAAGGATAG
- the iolB gene encoding 5-deoxy-glucuronate isomerase: MKRFYKAATVEGYQEVISEEDQLLNYLALAKISCSAGESIRHKTGKYESALVILSGTATITCEGMKWNQLGGRKTVFDGKATTVYVPCQSEYEIIADTDVEIAVCKVLADEKFEPFVVGPDEIVVHQRGQQTWQREVHDILADQAEGRVQRIVLGETFHHPGHWSGFPPHKHDGEHAPIEPHFEEIYHYQLNPEQGFGVQLHYTKDSSIDDAHIIKHGDSFAIDIGYHPVNAAGGYQLYYLWFMAGDSGRTLHPYEDPDHKWLHHSQAKSTS; the protein is encoded by the coding sequence ATGAAACGCTTCTATAAAGCAGCGACTGTAGAAGGGTACCAAGAAGTTATTTCTGAAGAGGATCAATTGCTAAACTACTTAGCCTTGGCAAAAATATCTTGTTCTGCAGGTGAGTCCATCCGCCATAAAACCGGTAAATATGAAAGCGCTCTCGTTATTTTATCTGGTACAGCTACTATTACCTGTGAAGGCATGAAATGGAATCAACTTGGTGGAAGAAAAACGGTTTTTGATGGAAAAGCTACGACCGTATATGTCCCATGCCAATCAGAATATGAAATTATAGCTGACACTGATGTAGAGATTGCCGTATGCAAGGTATTAGCCGATGAAAAATTTGAACCATTTGTTGTCGGTCCAGATGAAATCGTCGTCCATCAACGCGGGCAGCAAACATGGCAGAGGGAAGTACATGATATTCTTGCTGATCAGGCGGAAGGAAGAGTTCAACGAATTGTTCTAGGAGAAACCTTTCACCATCCAGGCCATTGGTCAGGATTTCCTCCACATAAACATGACGGGGAGCATGCCCCTATAGAACCACATTTTGAAGAAATCTATCATTATCAGCTGAATCCAGAACAAGGATTTGGTGTACAGCTACACTATACAAAAGATTCAAGTATAGATGATGCGCACATTATTAAACATGGGGACAGCTTCGCCATTGACATAGGCTACCATCCCGTTAATGCTGCTGGTGGATATCAGCTGTACTATTTATGGTTTATGGCTGGTGATTCCGGTAGAACATTACATCCATATGAGGATCCGGATCATAAGTGGCTGCACCATTCTCAAGCTAAATCCACTTCGTAG
- a CDS encoding ABC transporter ATP-binding protein: MGTPVLNVHIEKAGYEEDKSTVENIHFSVNAGEMVGLIGPNGAGKSTTIKALLGMLKQFKGQVIFGEREEVQRIKKEESSAHGRGQYAYIPEHPVFYEELTLWEHLEMVARLNQFEGQAFIERATWLVDEFKLTKAMYEKPDSFSKGMQQKLMICIALLIQPKLYIVDEPFIGLDPIAMRRLLQLFEEEKKRGAGILLCTHVLDTAEKICDRFLLLQEGSLLAQGSLRDIRSHAHLQEGSLMDCFYELIEGGDRR; encoded by the coding sequence ATGGGTACACCTGTTTTAAACGTTCATATTGAGAAGGCAGGATATGAGGAGGATAAATCGACAGTAGAAAATATTCATTTCTCCGTCAATGCCGGAGAAATGGTTGGTTTGATTGGTCCTAATGGAGCAGGAAAAAGTACAACAATTAAGGCGTTATTAGGCATGCTTAAGCAGTTCAAGGGGCAGGTCATTTTTGGGGAGCGGGAGGAAGTTCAAAGAATAAAGAAAGAGGAATCCAGCGCCCATGGAAGAGGACAGTACGCCTATATTCCAGAGCACCCTGTATTCTACGAAGAACTCACACTTTGGGAGCATTTAGAAATGGTAGCTAGGCTCAATCAGTTTGAAGGACAGGCTTTTATTGAACGTGCCACATGGCTAGTCGATGAATTTAAACTGACCAAGGCCATGTATGAAAAACCAGATAGCTTCTCCAAAGGGATGCAGCAAAAGCTCATGATTTGTATAGCTCTGCTTATTCAACCAAAGTTGTACATAGTAGATGAACCGTTTATTGGGCTTGACCCCATAGCTATGAGAAGGCTGTTACAGTTATTTGAGGAGGAAAAAAAACGAGGGGCGGGAATTTTATTGTGTACACATGTGCTTGATACGGCAGAAAAAATTTGTGATCGCTTTTTGTTATTACAGGAAGGGAGCCTTCTTGCTCAAGGAAGTCTCAGGGATATTAGGTCTCATGCTCATTTGCAGGAGGGCTCACTGATGGATTGCTTCTATGAGTTAATTGAAGGTGGGGATAGGAGATGA